The sequence CGCAATAAATGGATCAATTCCCTGACCATTTAAAATGCGCAGCTGGCCTTGCAATGTCAGGTTCCCAAGGTCGGTGAGAATAAGCATTCCTGAACGACCTAGCAAAATAATACCAACTAAAACGGGCGCAATTTCTCTGACCAGCACGGTAGAAAGAATACTACCTGTCATTTGGGCTATGCCGGCAAAACCAAGCCAGAAAATAGCTTGAGCCACAATACCTAACCCGGTGAGAACAGCCACAACAAGTACGCTCGTCAGCCCCCTCCTGTCATCTGACGCAAATTACGCCAAAACTCCATTTGAACCGGGCGCCGCCAGTTTGAAGGGAAAGACGCCTCTTTTAAAACACCCCAGGCTGCACCAACCATAATTAACATAAAACGGGGCATGCCACGCGTTACATGACCTATAGTCGCTAAAGTGCGCTGTATGAGGAAAAAACGCTCCGAATTATTCATCTCCGGCCCGCCATAATGTAACTGCGTGTAATACCCTTGTTAGGGAGATAAAAATCACCTCTTGGCCTAAAGAGGAAATATTCTCTCAACAATCTGTAAGCCTGCTCTGAAACCTGTATTTGTCCTCCGTCCGGAGCATTATGTGCCATCAAATCAGCGACCGAAAGAGCATCTCCCCACACATTAAAGACGCTTGGATTTTCACCAATCTGAGCAGCGATCACCGGACCAACATCTATACCGATGCGAAACATTAATCTTGTTGACAAACCGGTCAACGCATTAAGACAGATTTCACGAATATTTACCGCTGCATCAGCAAGGCGTAACACACTACCTATATCGAGTTCCTGACTACAGCTACCCAGTAAATTCAATCTATTGCCAGCAACCTGCATTGAAAAAAGACCGGCATCTTTCGCAGCATTTTGGATCTGCTTGGAAAGATCATTAATCAAATCGAGATTACGCTGGGCCGTATCTTTCTGGGTTGTATAAGATTCAACAAATTCCAAAACCATTAGAGGAACAAGCGGATAAAGACCATCTTGCGGCAAACCATCTTCCTGGTCTTTTGGATCTAAAAGAAAACCCTTGTCGATTTTAAGAATATTAGCTTCATGAGAGGCACTGGCTTCTTCAAAGCTCTTCTGTTCTTTGTAATTATTTTTGTTGAATCTTTTATTGCGCTCGGTAAAGCGCACTGCCTCAATTGATGAAACAAGGGCTATTGTACGCTCCAGCATATTATGATCTTCAGGATCCTCAATCATTATAGCCCAACGGGATTATGCTGGTCCAGAATGGGAACAAAAAGAAGATGGCTGGAATCGATCGTTCTCATTACAACGCGTTGGACAGACCGAAACCTATCATCTTCCTCTGCATTAGGAACATCAATGAGCTGTGAATCTCTTAAACACTCAAATAAAGCTGGATGAGAATGCTTTGCTAGCTCAATGCCCGAGCCATGAATATCTTCTGTACGATCAAACATATCTTCACACAGTAAGCGCTGCCCATCGGGTAATAAACGCCAGAGGCTTGTCCTTTTTGCCTTTGCCCGCTCAGCCAGAACTTCAGTCATGGCGGGAATTTCTTTTTCAGGATTCAATAAAGAAGGCGTATTAGCAATCGCCAAAAGACCAGCACTTTCTTCGCGAATCTTTTTCTGGCCTTTTTTCAATCTTTTTTGAAAAAAGACCACACGCCGGCCCTGATAAATAAAGCCTACAGCAAGCAAGAGAGACAAAACTATAACAATTAATGAAAAGTAAATATTTTGCTTTTGAACAATTTGAGCAAAATTGGCAAAATCACTTTCCGGCGCATTAATTAGCAAAACCCACGATTTTTTTGCCAAAGCCATGGCAGAAGCGATTGTGACGTAATTTTGATCCTTAATATGTACTAGCCCCGTGCCAGGTCCTTGAATTTTAAAAATATTTAGAGCGCGTATGAATACTGACTGTGTTGCGGGATCTAGCTTTACTTTTGTAGTATCAAACTTGGCAGCTCTCATTGCCTCCATATTATGGCCGGCAATGATATGACCACCAACATCAACAATAACAGCTTGCCCATTTTTGCCAATTTTCAAGCTATTTACAAAATGTGAAAGCTGGTTCAGTGCGATATTGATCGCAAAAACCATACGGCGCCCATCAATTGTTTTAAACGTTGTAGAAGCCGTTATGATAAATTGATTAGTAGAAAGATAGGGCACAGGGTCACGCCAAAAAAGACTTAGTTTTCCTGGTTGCTGTTCTTTTTTTAACGCTCCTAAATACCAGTTTTGTCCTCTAGGATCATAAGGATCAGTTTTTAAATCATCCTCACTAACAAAGCGTCCTTCAGAATCCCTGATTTCATGATGAAAAACGTGTTGCCCATTTTCTATTTTATAGGTCGTTTCTTCATAATTTCCATCACGCGGGGCCATCATCCAAAAATGTCCCTCGTCATCAGCTAAATAAAAGCTGGCTACTTGTGGAACATTTTTAAGTACAGAACGCCCCAAAAGCATGAAATTAATGACGTCTTTATCAATATCAGGGCCGTTTAAAAGGTCTTTCGCCACAACTGAAGATGAGCGCGCGGGGGAAAGATAATTACTCACTTCTTGAGTGATATAACGTTGCTCACTATTCAGCAGACTTCTAGAAAGCTGGATAGCCCCCTCTCTTGTAGAGTGATAATTATGGAGAGAAACCAAAATTATCGCACCAATAACAAGGACAACCCCAAAAATGGGCGCTAGGAATTGGGCAATCTGCCACCGTCTGTTAGACGGACTTGACATAGGATTGACGATCTCTTCACTCGACAAGAGCCTTATTCCCCTCAAAATGGATAACAGTTTCTAAGCGGGCCACTATAAAATTTAAATAATTTGCCCTTCTGATGAACTTAATTATCATAATATACCTAATGAATAGCAACCATCTTTCCCATCGCCGCGTTCTTTCTGTAACTGGAAAAGATCGATTTACCTTTCTTCAGGGGCTAGTTACCGCCGATATTTTGGCTCTTAAGCCCGGTGAAATGAGTTTTTCGGCCTTTCTGACGCCTCAGGGCAAAATAAGAACGCTTTTTTATGTTTTTCATGCACAAGAGACTCTTTATCTCGACTGCTCGACTCATGAGGCTGATTCTTTTTTAAAACATTTGAGTCTTTTTAAATTAAGAGCTGATATTTCTCTTACTTTAACGGAACTTCATGTTTATGCCGGCGGACCAGCAGACACACCGCCCCACGATGCCATTATTACGTCCCCAGATAAAAGGGCCCCTTCAGCAGGATGGCGCTCTTTAAGTGCGACCACTCCTTCAAAATTAGGGGGCGGAGATCAAAACTGGCTGGAACGACGTTTGGAAAATGGCCTGCCAGAAAATGAAGACATTATTTTAGGTAAAACCATAGCTTTGGAAGCTAATTTGGATGGTCTCAACGCTGTTTCCTGGAGCAAGGGATGCTATATGGGGCAAGAAGTGACTGCACGTTCACATTATAGAGGGCTGATCAAAAGAAGAATTATTCCTGTCACCCTTCAAAGCGGTGCGTTTCCACCAGAAGGCGGGTACCTTTCTCTAAAAGATTCAGAAGATATTCCTCTTCTTTCTAGAAAAGAAAATAAGGCGTTAGTTATGTTACGAAGAGATTTCTGGACAAGTGAGTCTATCTCTTTCAACCATATTCCGGTTAAGGTCACGCCTGCCGACTGGTTCTTTAAAATCGTGTCTTCTGAAAGTTCTTCTTCATGACCTGGCAAGCCCCCGATGAAATGAGCCTAAATTCCATTTTGCAAAATGTCAGATTTGACCAAAATGGTCTTATAGCAGCCATAGCTCAGGACGAAAATAAGACAATACTTATGCTTGCCTGGATGAATTTGGAGGCTTTGAAAGAAACATTATTAACGGGACGCGTCTGCTATTATTCAAGAAGCAGACAGACATTATGGCGCAAGGGTGAAAGCTCAGGCCAGGTGCAAAAGTTACTTTCCGCTGCGCTTGATTGCGATGGCGATGCTTTACTTATGACTGTTATGCAAAAAGGTGTCGCCTGCCATACAGGACGCAAAAGCTGTTTTTATCAGGAAATTACCTCTCGCGGCCTAAAAGCTAACACAGCTCCAGAAATTGACCCCTCTGAACTTTATGGTTCAGAGGACATCAAAAGGTAACAATCAAAACGACATCGTCATTATAAAGCCGTTAATATGGAAGCATGATGGGCTATATGCTCTTCTATAAAACTTTGCACAAACCAATATGAATGGTCATAATTTTGATGCCGCCGCAACGTTAATGGCTGGTTCACCTGGCGTGCTGTTTCTTCAAGAGCCTCTGGCTGAAGAATGGTAAGAAATTCATCATTCAGCCCTTGATCAACCAGTATTTTACAAGGGTGACTATGCCCTGCTTTGAGCAATAAACAGGGGTCATAATGCTGCCATTCCTGTTTATTACCGCCAAAATAGGCTGCTGTTACTTTTTGCCCCCACTCTGTACGTGACGGTAAGCAAATAGGTGCAAAGGCTGAAACGCTTTTCCACTTTTCTGGTTGACGTAGGGCAAAGCCAAGAGCCCCCATTCCTCCCATTGAATGGCCCATTATACCGCATAATGCCGGATCTAAGGGGAAATTTTCTTCCAGAATTTTGGGTAATTCATGCCCCACAAAGCTGGCCATTTTATAATGATGTGCCCAGGGCTCGGCCGTAGCATCAAGATAAAATCCAGCCCCTGTCCCCAGGTCAGAACTTTCATTTTCTTCTTTAATGTTTGTATCACGTGGAGATGTGTCAGGCGCTACAAGTGCTATACCCCATTTGGCAGCAAAACGTAGGGCATTTGCCTTAACCAGAAAATTCTCATAATTACTGGTCAACCCGGCAAGGGCATAAATCACTGGTACCTTATGACCATCTTGCGCCTGGGGTGGGAGATAAAGGCCAAAATTAGTTTTTACGCCCAAAGTTTTTGAGTTGAAGCGCAAAAATTGAAGCGTTCCGCCAAAACTAAAATGAGATTCAATAATTTCAAAATTATGCCTATTCATGATCAATACTCCACGACTGTACGAATACCCTCACCGCGCTCCATCATGTCAAAGCCTTTATTAATATTGTCCAAAGTCAGTTTCTGGGTGATTAAATCATCAATATTGATGCGCCCTTCCATATACCAGTCAACAATTTTTGGTACATCAGTGCGCCCTCTTGCTCCACCAAAAGCCGAGCCAATCCAACGTCGCCCCGTTATAAGCTGAAATGGTCTTGTACTAATTTCCTGTCCTGCGCCAGCAACACCAATTACACAAGACACTCCCCACCCTCTATGAGCACTCTCAAGAGCCTGGCGCATGAGCTTTACATTTCCGACACACTCAAATGTATAATCCAGCCCACCATTTGTCATCTCTATGAGATGGCCTACTAATTCATCTTCACTGTTCAGATCTTTAGGATTTACAAAATCTGTAAGGCCAAATTTACGCGCTATGGCTTCACGCTCTGGGTTTGTATCTATGCCAATAATACGTTTGGCCCCAGCCATTTTAGCGCCCTGAATAACGTTAAGGCCAATACCGCCAAGTCCAAAAACAGCCACGCTAGACATAGGTTCAACCTTTGCTGTGAAAAGTACAGCACCGATACCTGTCGTAACGCCACAACCAATATAACATACTTTGTCAAACGGAGCGTCGGAACGGATTTTTGCCAAAGCAATTTCGGGCATTACGGTGTAATTAGCAAATGTGGAGCAGCCCATATAATGGTGCACCGGCTTACCTTTATAGGAAAAACGCGTCGTGCCATCGGGCATTACACCCTTTCCCTGGGTAGAGCGAATCGCAGTACATAAATTTGTTTTTCGCGACAAGCAGGAAGGGCACCCCCTGCATTCAGGGGTATAAAGCGGAATAACATGATCACCTGGCTTTAACGCCTTCACACCAGCACCAACCTCACGGACAATTCCAGCACCTTCATGACCCAGAATTGAAGGAAACAAGCCTTCCGGATCTTTTCCTGAAAGCGTGAATTTATCTGTGTGACACAAGCCTGTTGCTTTAATTTCGACAAGAACCTCACCCTCTTGGGGACCTTCGAGCTGGACCGTATCAATAATTAGAGGTTTTCCGGCTTCAAGAGCCAGAGCTGCACGTACGTCCATAAATTGCTTTCCTTTCCGATATGTAACTATTGATAAAGGCCTTCTGCGTGTAAGCTACAGACCTGTTCATATAAACTGATAACATAGAGAGGAGAGCGCATTTGGTTGTTAAACGTCGTTATGGGCTGACAATTCTCATCAAAGAAACACTACCCTCTCTCATAATACTAGCATTATGGGACTTTGTTGTGGTGATTCTCTTTCAGATTTACCACCAAACTTGGATGGAACAACCCGCCCTTCCCATCTCTCTTATGGGATCAGCTTTGGCTTTGTTTCTCGGTATTAGAAATAATGCAGCATATGCCCGCTGGTGGGAGGGTCGAACCTTATGGGGTTCCATTACAAATAACTGCCGCTCTTTTGGGCGAGAGGTTGCTTCGCTTCTTAACGGACGGCCTGACCTTGCAAAAGCTATGGCAGCCTATCCTTACCTTTTAAAAGCCGCCCTTAGTGAAAGTGAAATTGGTGAAGAGGTGGGCACTTTATTATCCAAAGATATGCAACAACGGGTTTTTTCTTGCTCTAACAAGGCAAATGCTCTGCTTTATGAAATTGGAATAGAGGTCAGGAAAGAAGTTGATAAATACCACATAGATGGCGCTGTGCATGGCACGATTGATCGTATTTTATCCGACCTTGCCAATGCCCAAGGAGGGCTGGAGCGTATTCAGAAAACACCCCTGCCCATACAGTACTCGGTATTACCTAACATTGTAACACATCTTTTTTGCATTATGTTGCCAATTACAGCAGTGCAAACTTTGGGATGGATTACTCCTTTAGGCTCAAGCATCATTGGTCTTTTATTCCAAATGCTTGATAGAAGTGGCCGTGATTTACAGGAACCTTTTAAAAGCACATCCCATGCCTTGCCGATGCTCAATATGTCACGAACCATAGAACGTGACCTTCTGGAACCTCTAGGTTTAAAATCTCATCCTATGATACAACCACGCAACGGGGTACTACCATAAAAGTAGTTTTGGTAAAGTACGAATAACCATTATGCAGACAAGACCCAATTTTTTTGCTATAAAGGCACAATGAACAGCAATTTTAGAATGCCTCAAAGAGGCGGTGTAACCGAAGCTATGGCCCGCGCTGCTGCTGAACATACGGCACAACAAAAAGATCCCGGCCTAAAAAGCGATCCCTTTCAGGTTGGGGATTCGATTGTCTATGCGGCCCATGGTGTTGGGCGCGTTGAGAGTATTGGTCAAGTCGAAGTTGCAGACACCATGATTGAGATGATTGAGATCTCTTTTCCTGGTAACCAGATGACCCTGCGTATCCCTTTAGCCAAAGCGCGCAAATCCGGCCTACGC comes from Aristophania vespae and encodes:
- a CDS encoding adenylate/guanylate cyclase domain-containing protein codes for the protein MIEDPEDHNMLERTIALVSSIEAVRFTERNKRFNKNNYKEQKSFEEASASHEANILKIDKGFLLDPKDQEDGLPQDGLYPLVPLMVLEFVESYTTQKDTAQRNLDLINDLSKQIQNAAKDAGLFSMQVAGNRLNLLGSCSQELDIGSVLRLADAAVNIREICLNALTGLSTRLMFRIGIDVGPVIAAQIGENPSVFNVWGDALSVADLMAHNAPDGGQIQVSEQAYRLLREYFLFRPRGDFYLPNKGITRSYIMAGRR
- a CDS encoding cache domain-containing protein, with amino-acid sequence MSSPSNRRWQIAQFLAPIFGVVLVIGAIILVSLHNYHSTREGAIQLSRSLLNSEQRYITQEVSNYLSPARSSSVVAKDLLNGPDIDKDVINFMLLGRSVLKNVPQVASFYLADDEGHFWMMAPRDGNYEETTYKIENGQHVFHHEIRDSEGRFVSEDDLKTDPYDPRGQNWYLGALKKEQQPGKLSLFWRDPVPYLSTNQFIITASTTFKTIDGRRMVFAINIALNQLSHFVNSLKIGKNGQAVIVDVGGHIIAGHNMEAMRAAKFDTTKVKLDPATQSVFIRALNIFKIQGPGTGLVHIKDQNYVTIASAMALAKKSWVLLINAPESDFANFAQIVQKQNIYFSLIVIVLSLLLAVGFIYQGRRVVFFQKRLKKGQKKIREESAGLLAIANTPSLLNPEKEIPAMTEVLAERAKAKRTSLWRLLPDGQRLLCEDMFDRTEDIHGSGIELAKHSHPALFECLRDSQLIDVPNAEEDDRFRSVQRVVMRTIDSSHLLFVPILDQHNPVGL
- the ygfZ gene encoding CAF17-like 4Fe-4S cluster assembly/insertion protein YgfZ, whose translation is MNSNHLSHRRVLSVTGKDRFTFLQGLVTADILALKPGEMSFSAFLTPQGKIRTLFYVFHAQETLYLDCSTHEADSFLKHLSLFKLRADISLTLTELHVYAGGPADTPPHDAIITSPDKRAPSAGWRSLSATTPSKLGGGDQNWLERRLENGLPENEDIILGKTIALEANLDGLNAVSWSKGCYMGQEVTARSHYRGLIKRRIIPVTLQSGAFPPEGGYLSLKDSEDIPLLSRKENKALVMLRRDFWTSESISFNHIPVKVTPADWFFKIVSSESSSS
- the hisI gene encoding phosphoribosyl-AMP cyclohydrolase encodes the protein MTWQAPDEMSLNSILQNVRFDQNGLIAAIAQDENKTILMLAWMNLEALKETLLTGRVCYYSRSRQTLWRKGESSGQVQKLLSAALDCDGDALLMTVMQKGVACHTGRKSCFYQEITSRGLKANTAPEIDPSELYGSEDIKR
- the fghA gene encoding S-formylglutathione hydrolase; the encoded protein is MNRHNFEIIESHFSFGGTLQFLRFNSKTLGVKTNFGLYLPPQAQDGHKVPVIYALAGLTSNYENFLVKANALRFAAKWGIALVAPDTSPRDTNIKEENESSDLGTGAGFYLDATAEPWAHHYKMASFVGHELPKILEENFPLDPALCGIMGHSMGGMGALGFALRQPEKWKSVSAFAPICLPSRTEWGQKVTAAYFGGNKQEWQHYDPCLLLKAGHSHPCKILVDQGLNDEFLTILQPEALEETARQVNQPLTLRRHQNYDHSYWFVQSFIEEHIAHHASILTAL
- a CDS encoding S-(hydroxymethyl)glutathione dehydrogenase/class III alcohol dehydrogenase, encoding MDVRAALALEAGKPLIIDTVQLEGPQEGEVLVEIKATGLCHTDKFTLSGKDPEGLFPSILGHEGAGIVREVGAGVKALKPGDHVIPLYTPECRGCPSCLSRKTNLCTAIRSTQGKGVMPDGTTRFSYKGKPVHHYMGCSTFANYTVMPEIALAKIRSDAPFDKVCYIGCGVTTGIGAVLFTAKVEPMSSVAVFGLGGIGLNVIQGAKMAGAKRIIGIDTNPEREAIARKFGLTDFVNPKDLNSEDELVGHLIEMTNGGLDYTFECVGNVKLMRQALESAHRGWGVSCVIGVAGAGQEISTRPFQLITGRRWIGSAFGGARGRTDVPKIVDWYMEGRINIDDLITQKLTLDNINKGFDMMERGEGIRTVVEY
- a CDS encoding bestrophin family protein yields the protein MVVKRRYGLTILIKETLPSLIILALWDFVVVILFQIYHQTWMEQPALPISLMGSALALFLGIRNNAAYARWWEGRTLWGSITNNCRSFGREVASLLNGRPDLAKAMAAYPYLLKAALSESEIGEEVGTLLSKDMQQRVFSCSNKANALLYEIGIEVRKEVDKYHIDGAVHGTIDRILSDLANAQGGLERIQKTPLPIQYSVLPNIVTHLFCIMLPITAVQTLGWITPLGSSIIGLLFQMLDRSGRDLQEPFKSTSHALPMLNMSRTIERDLLEPLGLKSHPMIQPRNGVLP